A single region of the Chryseobacterium sp. 6424 genome encodes:
- a CDS encoding RagB/SusD family nutrient uptake outer membrane protein: MNKTIKIGLLSIGLAITAGSCSDDFVNREFYQEIQQAPLTTLNEVEAFVKGGYVSLRANTYYGADFLAYGEVRSDEMISNLAGGYYQNVMNYTMLSNDTYAVGTYSQIYTLIAKANILINTDMSTIKGSDLDRQDARYAQGQAYALRAMGFFDAHRLYGQKYTGGTLGIVLPLKYDPKAIMPRATIAETETQIESDFNRALQLMTANGSVNNVTKTELTINAVKGIASRFYLYKGDYGKVRAFTNDIVNSGKYSVPSASLLQETFRFSLNGAAPNSIFELAVGINASLSTNSYRQRLNPNGYGNIVVNASTLAAYAPTDVRRTFITTSGGQRYLSFNSNANGIGKYTQGVGADNIKMLRYEEILLNGVEAELNGGDPAKALTYYNMIVTNRGLPAATSVDMTMLKAERMKELLGEGLRQWDLRRWGDAVPRPAGASTDVNLNAFPIPRSETDLANSPIVANPGYDN, encoded by the coding sequence ATGAATAAAACAATAAAAATAGGATTACTTTCAATTGGGCTTGCAATTACAGCAGGTTCATGTTCAGACGACTTTGTTAACAGAGAGTTTTACCAAGAGATACAGCAAGCGCCGTTGACAACCTTAAATGAGGTAGAGGCGTTTGTTAAAGGGGGATATGTTTCTTTAAGAGCAAATACTTACTATGGTGCAGACTTTCTTGCCTATGGTGAAGTAAGATCGGACGAAATGATCAGTAATTTAGCAGGGGGTTATTACCAAAATGTAATGAATTATACCATGCTTTCTAATGATACGTATGCTGTGGGTACATATTCGCAAATCTATACTTTGATTGCTAAGGCCAATATTCTTATCAATACGGATATGTCTACAATAAAGGGAAGCGATTTAGACCGTCAGGATGCAAGATATGCCCAAGGGCAGGCATATGCCTTGAGAGCAATGGGATTCTTTGATGCACATAGATTATATGGTCAAAAATATACAGGTGGTACATTGGGTATAGTATTGCCATTGAAGTATGATCCAAAGGCAATAATGCCTCGAGCAACCATAGCAGAAACAGAAACTCAAATTGAATCTGACTTCAATAGAGCCCTACAGTTAATGACTGCAAACGGATCCGTAAATAATGTAACTAAAACAGAGCTTACAATTAATGCGGTTAAAGGTATAGCTTCAAGATTTTATTTATATAAAGGAGATTACGGTAAAGTTAGAGCGTTTACTAACGATATCGTTAATTCTGGAAAATATAGTGTACCATCCGCATCATTGTTGCAGGAAACATTTAGATTTTCTTTGAATGGAGCCGCTCCTAACTCAATTTTCGAATTGGCAGTAGGGATCAACGCCTCATTATCTACGAACTCTTACAGACAGAGACTTAATCCTAACGGTTATGGGAATATTGTAGTGAACGCAAGTACTTTGGCTGCTTATGCTCCGACAGATGTGAGAAGAACTTTCATTACAACTTCAGGTGGTCAAAGATATCTATCTTTCAACTCTAACGCGAACGGTATTGGTAAATATACCCAAGGTGTTGGTGCAGATAATATCAAGATGTTACGTTATGAAGAAATTCTTCTAAACGGTGTTGAGGCTGAATTGAACGGAGGTGATCCAGCAAAAGCCTTAACTTACTACAACATGATCGTAACAAACCGTGGGCTTCCTGCAGCAACAAGTGTTGATATGACTATGTTGAAAGCTGAAAGAATGAAAGAACTTTTAGGTGAAGGTCTACGTCAGTGGGATTTAAGAAGATGGGGTGATGCTGTTCCAAGACCGGCAGGGGCTAGTACAGACGTTAATCTTAACGCATTCCCAATTCCAAGAAGCGAAACAGATTTGGCTAACAGCCCAATTGTTGCAAATCCAGGATATGACAATTAA
- the rimP gene encoding ribosome assembly cofactor RimP: MEFRNKIEELLQAFLSEREDLFLIDLKFSAADDITVILDGDQGVTLQDCLDASRAIEFNMDREEHDFSLQVMSAGLSEPLKTPRQFRKNIGRELDILLTDDTQVEGELASVDEEKITLIMKYRKPKEIGKGKVDVVEDREIPYSEIKKALVTIKF; encoded by the coding sequence ATGGAATTTAGGAACAAAATAGAGGAACTGCTGCAGGCCTTCCTCAGTGAAAGAGAGGATTTATTCCTGATTGATTTAAAATTTTCTGCTGCCGATGATATTACCGTCATTCTCGACGGGGATCAGGGGGTGACGCTTCAGGATTGTCTGGATGCCAGCCGCGCCATTGAGTTTAATATGGATCGCGAAGAGCACGATTTTTCTTTACAGGTAATGAGCGCTGGCCTTAGTGAGCCGCTGAAAACGCCACGCCAGTTTCGGAAGAATATCGGCAGAGAACTGGATATTCTGTTGACAGATGATACACAGGTTGAGGGCGAACTTGCTTCGGTAGATGAAGAGAAAATTACCCTCATAATGAAATACAGGAAACCGAAAGAAATAGGAAAAGGAAAGGTAGATGTTGTGGAAGACCGCGAGATTCCCTATTCAGAAATAAAAAAAGCACTGGTAACAATAAAATTTTAA
- a CDS encoding UDP-glucose dehydrogenase family protein, with product MNITIVGTGYVGLVTGTTLAELGNTVYCVDIDRQKVENMKKGIVPIYEPGLEEMFLRNIQAERLFFTTDLKEALDKSEVIYLALPTPPGEDGSADLSYVLQVANQIGDWMSEYKVIVNKSTVPVGTAETVKATIAGKTQVPFDVVSNPEFLREGFAVEDSMNPARVIVGSESERAREIMAKIYQPFTNTGIPIIFMDEKSSELTKYAANSFLAVKITFMNEIANYCEKVGADVDKVRLGMGSDDRIGHRFLFPGIGYGGSCFPKDVKALIKSGLQEDFDFQLLEATEKVNQQQKIILVSEIEKYFNGDIKNKNIAIWGLAFKANTDDIREASSLDNIRLLLEKGANITAYDAIAEENVRNLLGEKISYAKDMYSALENADCLLIATEWSEFKNPNFEMMAGKMRHKAIFDGRNMFALEQVEDSGFYYKSIGRRTIS from the coding sequence TTGAATATTACAATCGTTGGGACAGGTTATGTAGGCCTGGTAACCGGAACTACGTTGGCAGAATTGGGGAATACCGTTTACTGCGTGGATATTGACCGGCAGAAGGTTGAAAACATGAAAAAAGGCATCGTACCCATCTACGAGCCCGGCCTTGAGGAAATGTTCCTGCGCAACATACAGGCAGAACGGTTGTTTTTCACTACGGACCTGAAAGAAGCTCTTGATAAAAGCGAAGTCATTTATCTGGCCCTGCCAACGCCACCGGGCGAAGACGGTTCTGCAGACCTTTCTTACGTATTGCAGGTAGCCAACCAAATTGGTGACTGGATGAGCGAGTATAAAGTAATCGTGAATAAATCTACCGTTCCTGTAGGTACCGCGGAAACAGTAAAAGCCACCATCGCAGGAAAAACTCAAGTCCCGTTCGATGTAGTTTCAAACCCAGAATTTCTGCGTGAAGGTTTTGCTGTAGAAGACTCGATGAATCCCGCCCGCGTGATCGTAGGCAGCGAATCGGAACGTGCCCGCGAGATTATGGCCAAAATTTACCAGCCTTTTACCAACACCGGCATCCCAATTATCTTCATGGATGAAAAATCCTCGGAACTTACCAAGTATGCCGCAAACTCTTTCCTTGCTGTAAAAATCACCTTCATGAACGAAATCGCCAACTACTGCGAAAAAGTAGGCGCCGATGTTGACAAAGTGAGGCTTGGGATGGGCTCCGACGACCGCATTGGGCACCGCTTTCTGTTCCCGGGAATCGGTTACGGCGGCAGCTGTTTCCCTAAGGATGTAAAAGCACTCATAAAATCTGGCCTGCAGGAAGACTTTGATTTTCAACTATTGGAAGCGACTGAAAAAGTGAACCAACAACAGAAAATCATTCTTGTCTCAGAAATTGAAAAATACTTTAACGGAGATATAAAGAATAAAAACATTGCGATATGGGGACTTGCTTTTAAAGCCAATACCGATGACATCCGCGAGGCCTCCTCACTGGATAACATCCGGCTTTTGCTCGAAAAGGGCGCAAACATCACCGCATATGACGCCATAGCTGAAGAGAACGTACGAAACCTGCTTGGCGAAAAAATTTCTTACGCTAAAGACATGTACTCGGCCTTGGAAAATGCGGATTGCCTGTTGATTGCGACGGAATGGAGCGAATTCAAGAACCCAAATTTCGAAATGATGGCCGGCAAAATGCGCCACAAAGCCATATTTGATGGTCGGAATATGTTCGCGCTGGAGCAGGTGGAAGACTCTGGCTTCTACTATAAATCTATCGGCCGCCGAACCATCAGCTAA
- the nusA gene encoding transcription termination factor NusA — translation MDGLALIEAFGDFKEEKSISKIDLMAIIEDALKTLLRKRFDSDDHFDVIVNPDKGDFQIFLNKTIVEDDMSEDDDLEIEISEAKKIDPTFEVGEDYTVEIPIEQLGRRSILTLKQILATKLQEHNNAMLYEQFRDKIGEIVVGEVHHIRHKHVILLDDEDNEFILPKENQIPSDFFKKGENVRAIVESVDFKGAKPQIIVSRTAPKFLEKLLELEIPEIQDGTIMLKKVVRIPGEKAKIAVDAYDDRIDPVGACVGVKGSRIHGVVRELKNENIDVIQWSKNPEIMVKRALGNITVNKIEINEETQYALVYTPVEEISRVIGKQGQNIRLASWLSGYEIDVYREASEDDDVELKEFAGTDEGDIDQWIIDEFEKVGLTTAKSVLDKDTDALLKMVDLEEETIEDVKQILKEEFED, via the coding sequence ATGGACGGTTTAGCACTGATTGAAGCATTTGGCGATTTCAAGGAAGAAAAAAGCATCAGTAAGATTGACCTGATGGCGATTATTGAAGACGCCCTGAAAACTTTACTTAGAAAAAGATTCGACTCCGATGATCATTTCGACGTAATTGTAAACCCCGACAAAGGTGATTTTCAAATATTTCTGAACAAAACCATCGTAGAAGACGACATGTCTGAAGATGACGACCTTGAAATCGAAATCTCAGAAGCCAAGAAAATAGACCCGACTTTTGAAGTAGGTGAAGATTATACCGTGGAGATCCCTATCGAGCAGTTGGGCAGAAGAAGCATCCTTACCTTGAAGCAAATCTTGGCCACCAAACTGCAAGAGCATAACAATGCCATGCTGTACGAACAGTTCCGCGATAAGATTGGCGAAATTGTTGTAGGAGAAGTACATCACATCCGTCACAAACATGTGATTTTGCTGGATGATGAAGATAACGAGTTCATCTTACCGAAAGAAAACCAAATCCCCTCCGATTTCTTTAAGAAAGGAGAAAACGTGCGCGCTATCGTAGAAAGTGTAGATTTCAAAGGAGCAAAGCCACAGATTATTGTTTCGAGAACCGCGCCGAAATTCCTTGAGAAACTCCTCGAACTGGAGATTCCGGAGATTCAGGATGGTACCATCATGCTGAAAAAAGTAGTGCGGATCCCGGGCGAGAAAGCAAAAATCGCCGTAGATGCATATGATGACCGTATAGATCCGGTAGGTGCTTGCGTTGGTGTGAAAGGATCCAGAATTCATGGCGTAGTACGTGAGTTGAAGAACGAGAACATTGATGTCATTCAGTGGTCCAAAAACCCAGAGATCATGGTGAAAAGAGCCTTAGGCAATATCACGGTGAACAAGATCGAGATTAACGAAGAAACGCAGTATGCGCTCGTATATACACCAGTTGAAGAAATTTCCCGTGTGATCGGTAAGCAGGGGCAGAACATTCGATTGGCCTCTTGGCTTAGCGGCTACGAAATTGATGTGTACAGAGAAGCCAGCGAAGATGATGATGTGGAACTGAAAGAATTTGCCGGTACTGATGAAGGCGATATCGACCAGTGGATCATTGATGAGTTCGAAAAAGTAGGACTCACCACGGCCAAGAGCGTCCTTGATAAAGATACCGATGCACTGCTTAAAATGGTAGATCTTGAAGAAGAAACCATTGAAGATGTGAAGCAGATTTTGAAAGAAGAATTTGAAGACTAA
- a CDS encoding putative porin: MKYLLFCILFFGCTLQAQVINKTDSNRVKPQDTLVIDSGTRDSLEIFKPTIYDYTFQTRFGEKKIFDTAFTPDKTFVFSQYNNRDNFGRIQFANIGAGFQPLIYEVNPERNLSLLPTNKSFFIQGINDIKYYDVKTPTTAFIYHNSVSSGAALQSTYTQNIGKNFNFAIEYMGLRSLGLYQRSLAANNNLTFSGHYTSKDEKYRAFAHFTHQNVNNEENGGIEDIDLFLNGNSNFDNRLNLPVNLQNTNSRFSYRRYYFSHEFRPFALEKFPFKIRHTLFHQGNKYYYIQGAPEAFYFETNNDLIDYPLSSKKYSKNLSNTVSVLFDKEKFKLDAGVRHQHIILGIGEALPSALAIPQELSENRLGAVGRLQIRLWDKVALDADLEISGGNAFGSFLRSENILRFEPFPEYFVNAKVNFQTSAPTFHLLINPSVYRRFNYYLNDPANEAITEIGGSVNLKWFKSSVYANYFRVQNYTFVNAEGVAQQSSSSLNISQIGGQATFSLKKFHLSPQLLFQSAIGDTGLLPMPNFIGRANLYWQSKVFKDAAEIQAGLKVYYFSKFASREYFPVLNEFMLPGNNAHSIGGQPVADAYFNLKVKRMFFFIEAQHLNTVLSQNKSFTVPNYPIYDFRLNLGIVWYLFS, from the coding sequence ATGAAATATCTTCTGTTCTGTATCTTATTTTTCGGGTGTACGCTCCAGGCACAGGTCATCAATAAAACCGATTCCAACCGCGTGAAACCACAGGATACGCTCGTAATCGATTCCGGTACAAGAGACTCCCTCGAAATCTTTAAACCTACCATCTACGATTATACTTTTCAAACACGCTTCGGCGAGAAAAAGATTTTCGATACCGCTTTTACCCCCGACAAAACGTTTGTTTTTTCACAGTATAATAACCGCGATAATTTTGGTCGCATCCAGTTTGCCAATATAGGCGCGGGCTTTCAGCCGTTAATCTACGAAGTGAACCCAGAGCGTAATCTCTCGCTACTGCCTACCAATAAATCTTTCTTCATCCAGGGAATTAACGATATTAAATATTACGATGTAAAAACCCCGACCACCGCCTTCATTTATCATAATTCAGTGAGCAGCGGTGCCGCCTTACAGTCTACTTATACCCAGAATATCGGTAAGAATTTCAATTTTGCCATAGAATATATGGGGCTGCGTTCGCTGGGGTTATATCAAAGGTCTTTGGCGGCGAATAACAACCTTACTTTTTCCGGGCACTATACATCAAAAGACGAAAAATATCGCGCCTTCGCGCATTTTACCCATCAAAATGTCAACAATGAAGAAAACGGTGGCATCGAGGATATCGACCTCTTTCTGAATGGCAACAGCAATTTCGATAACCGCCTGAACCTTCCGGTAAACCTGCAAAATACCAATTCACGCTTCTCTTACCGGCGTTATTATTTCAGTCACGAATTTCGGCCATTTGCCTTAGAGAAGTTTCCGTTTAAAATCCGGCATACATTGTTTCATCAGGGAAATAAATATTATTATATCCAGGGAGCGCCGGAAGCGTTTTATTTTGAAACCAATAATGACTTGATTGATTATCCGCTGTCCTCAAAGAAATACTCGAAAAACCTCAGTAATACGGTAAGTGTGCTTTTCGATAAAGAAAAATTCAAGCTCGATGCGGGGGTTCGTCACCAGCACATTATATTGGGTATTGGGGAAGCTTTGCCTTCCGCACTGGCCATCCCGCAGGAATTGTCTGAGAACCGACTTGGTGCTGTGGGCCGTTTGCAGATAAGGCTTTGGGATAAAGTGGCGCTTGATGCTGATCTTGAGATTTCTGGTGGAAACGCGTTCGGGAGTTTTCTACGTTCTGAAAATATCCTAAGGTTCGAGCCCTTCCCAGAATATTTTGTAAATGCAAAAGTTAATTTCCAGACTTCCGCGCCTACTTTTCATCTGTTGATTAACCCTTCGGTTTACCGCCGTTTCAACTATTACCTCAATGATCCGGCCAACGAGGCCATCACTGAAATCGGCGGCTCGGTAAATTTAAAATGGTTTAAAAGCTCGGTATATGCCAATTATTTCAGGGTACAGAATTACACTTTCGTGAATGCCGAAGGTGTTGCGCAGCAAAGCAGTTCTTCTTTGAATATTTCACAGATTGGCGGGCAGGCTACGTTTTCGTTAAAGAAGTTTCACCTCAGTCCGCAGTTGCTCTTCCAAAGTGCGATTGGCGATACAGGGCTGTTACCGATGCCTAATTTCATCGGACGCGCCAACCTTTACTGGCAATCAAAAGTATTTAAAGATGCGGCAGAGATCCAGGCCGGGCTTAAAGTGTACTACTTCTCGAAATTTGCTTCGCGCGAATATTTTCCGGTGCTTAATGAGTTTATGCTGCCGGGGAACAATGCGCACTCCATTGGTGGGCAACCGGTGGCAGATGCCTATTTTAATCTGAAGGTGAAGCGCATGTTCTTCTTCATTGAGGCACAACACCTGAACACTGTTCTTTCACAAAATAAATCGTTTACCGTCCCGAACTACCCGATATATGATTTCCGCCTGAATCTGGGAATCGTATGGTATCTTTTCAGTTAA
- a CDS encoding SusC/RagA family TonB-linked outer membrane protein: protein MNVKLKVLTAGVLFFTGQAVMAQKDSLKTTNIDEVVVVGFGQKKTVQEMTGSISTMSAESIDDVPVASVDKMLQGRVAGVQTGAASGQPGGFSNVRVRGISSINGVTSPIYIVDGVRVANGDLTTNNTTANILANMNPDDIENITVLKDAVSTAVYGADAGAGVIVITTKSGKRGKPRFNLSFNTGFNQQAVKSHRGLTAAEYKEYLKDGLNNLRGTSNTVEEYTAGVFNNATVLSIFRSEADTNWADLVRKDGYQQNADFSMSGGSDKFTYYASANMFDQNSIVRNSFFKRLSYSTKLGYQATEKLKLTTDFQISHGKTRTLGEGGGFANPMLAQYFNRPTDPARNPDGSWYFSPSNSRLSNNMFNPGYLLENNYNEAGSLRAFANLGAQYEIIDNLTYRLVFAPEYISVEEDTYWNPVHGDGYAYGGYQRTSVNRYFNFNIQNILDYSKKFGMHNVGASLIQEAYKSDRKFLSATGITVGSPELTTLSNFVVPYGYSGTLDISSRYGYAVTAHYDYDKLVLVDGSYRRDVLSQFLPGKKAGDFWSVGVGVDLARLNAIREIDQISLMKLRASYGKLGNQVSANPYATYSFLANYDDTAGATYNRVFNPNLSWETVNPLNIGLDLGFFRNRVTLSAEYFNKETKDLIYNLPLSRAQGLVNYVDNVGTLVNKGYEFTLKADIFRGDRNQINWSVGANVSTLENEITELYGGTVNTGTTTLRVGEGVRTFYLRKWAGVDAANGDPLWFINGIDGETTNNYNLAQQEVQGSFISDLYGGANTNLSYKGFDLDLQFTFGIGGKIYDDWASYTYSDGQYTLNYPGYGDVMGDYWTPTNTTASNPKPIINGNKRSNSASTRFLYDADFIRLSNARLGYTFDKGLLTGSGLNSFQVYVMANNAWTHRFDDRLKFDPETNVSGYTNLALPVLKSFLFGVNMSF, encoded by the coding sequence ATGAATGTGAAATTAAAGGTGTTAACTGCCGGCGTATTATTTTTTACGGGACAGGCAGTAATGGCACAGAAAGATTCTCTGAAAACAACTAATATAGATGAGGTAGTTGTAGTTGGATTTGGCCAGAAGAAAACGGTTCAAGAAATGACAGGTTCTATTAGTACCATGTCTGCAGAATCAATTGATGACGTTCCAGTTGCATCGGTTGATAAAATGCTACAGGGTAGAGTGGCTGGTGTTCAAACTGGGGCTGCTTCTGGTCAGCCGGGTGGATTTTCGAATGTTAGAGTTCGTGGTATTTCTTCAATAAATGGCGTTACATCTCCTATTTATATTGTAGACGGGGTGCGCGTAGCTAATGGTGACTTGACTACCAATAATACGACTGCGAATATACTCGCGAATATGAATCCAGATGATATTGAGAATATAACGGTACTGAAAGATGCTGTTTCTACTGCAGTATATGGAGCTGACGCAGGAGCCGGGGTTATTGTAATTACAACAAAATCTGGTAAAAGAGGAAAGCCAAGATTCAATCTATCTTTCAATACTGGTTTTAACCAACAAGCAGTTAAATCTCATCGAGGGTTAACTGCTGCAGAGTATAAAGAGTATTTGAAAGATGGATTAAATAATTTAAGAGGTACAAGCAATACAGTTGAAGAATATACTGCTGGCGTTTTTAATAATGCTACGGTGCTTTCTATCTTTAGATCAGAAGCTGATACTAATTGGGCAGATTTAGTTAGAAAAGATGGGTACCAACAAAATGCTGATTTTAGCATGTCTGGCGGTAGTGATAAGTTTACTTATTATGCCTCAGCTAACATGTTTGACCAAAACAGTATTGTGAGGAATTCTTTCTTCAAGAGATTGTCTTATAGTACAAAATTAGGATACCAGGCCACGGAGAAGTTGAAATTAACCACAGATTTTCAGATTTCTCATGGTAAAACCAGAACCTTAGGAGAAGGAGGCGGATTTGCTAACCCAATGTTGGCTCAATATTTTAACAGACCGACTGATCCTGCAAGAAATCCGGACGGATCTTGGTATTTTAGTCCAAGTAATAGCAGGCTGAGTAATAACATGTTCAATCCAGGCTATCTTTTGGAAAATAATTATAATGAAGCCGGTTCACTAAGAGCATTTGCTAACTTAGGTGCGCAATACGAAATTATCGATAATCTCACCTACAGATTAGTGTTTGCTCCGGAATATATCAGTGTAGAAGAAGATACTTACTGGAATCCTGTTCATGGTGATGGTTATGCTTATGGTGGATATCAACGAACTTCTGTAAACAGATATTTCAACTTTAACATCCAGAATATTTTAGATTACTCTAAAAAATTCGGAATGCATAATGTAGGAGCATCTTTGATCCAGGAAGCTTATAAATCCGACAGAAAATTCTTAAGTGCAACGGGTATTACCGTAGGTTCACCAGAATTGACGACTTTGTCTAATTTTGTAGTTCCGTATGGCTATAGCGGTACACTTGATATTTCATCGAGATACGGTTATGCAGTTACTGCACATTATGATTATGACAAACTTGTGTTGGTCGACGGATCATACAGAAGAGACGTATTGTCTCAGTTTCTTCCTGGAAAAAAAGCTGGAGATTTTTGGTCTGTTGGTGTGGGCGTTGATTTAGCACGACTTAATGCTATTAGAGAAATTGATCAAATTTCCCTAATGAAGTTGCGAGCATCTTATGGAAAGTTAGGAAATCAAGTTTCTGCAAACCCATATGCTACTTACAGTTTCTTAGCTAATTACGATGATACTGCTGGAGCAACTTATAACAGGGTCTTTAATCCGAATTTATCTTGGGAAACTGTTAATCCATTAAACATTGGTTTAGATTTAGGATTCTTTAGAAACCGTGTGACTCTTTCTGCTGAATACTTTAACAAGGAAACTAAGGATCTAATTTATAATCTTCCTTTGTCCAGAGCACAAGGGTTGGTGAATTATGTAGATAATGTGGGTACCTTGGTTAATAAAGGATATGAGTTTACACTTAAAGCAGATATCTTTAGAGGAGATAGAAACCAAATCAACTGGTCTGTAGGTGCTAACGTGTCCACATTAGAAAATGAAATTACTGAGCTATATGGCGGTACAGTAAATACCGGGACTACTACACTAAGAGTAGGTGAAGGAGTACGTACATTCTACCTAAGAAAATGGGCAGGTGTAGATGCTGCTAATGGAGACCCACTTTGGTTTATTAACGGAATTGACGGTGAAACAACAAATAATTATAACTTAGCTCAGCAAGAGGTTCAGGGTTCATTTATAAGTGATTTGTATGGAGGGGCCAACACAAACCTTTCTTATAAAGGATTTGATCTAGATTTACAGTTTACTTTTGGAATAGGAGGCAAGATTTATGACGATTGGGCATCCTATACATACAGTGACGGTCAATACACCCTTAATTATCCAGGTTATGGAGATGTCATGGGGGATTATTGGACACCAACCAATACAACTGCTAGTAATCCTAAGCCAATCATTAACGGAAATAAGAGATCAAACTCAGCGTCTACAAGATTCTTATACGATGCTGATTTCATCAGATTGAGCAACGCCAGACTTGGCTACACTTTTGATAAAGGATTATTAACAGGTAGTGGTTTAAACTCTTTCCAGGTTTATGTAATGGCAAACAATGCATGGACTCACAGATTTGATGACCGATTGAAATTTGATCCTGAAACCAACGTATCAGGTTACACAAACTTAGCTTTACCAGTATTAAAATCATTCTTGTTTGGTGTTAATATGTCTTTTTAA
- the bshC gene encoding bacillithiol biosynthesis cysteine-adding enzyme BshC: MKKHTSIPFLELESIPLLIKDFLMKKVQGYEDHILSADNLRKQLSAKEKTFLQPQRQLLYEVLATQHAHVEISEKQHANLEGLRSPDTFTVTTGHQLNLFTGPVFFIYKILQTIRLADDLSRDFPDKKVVPVFWMASEDHDFEEINHFKTENGYYETKAKSGGAVGEIIVGDDFFISAFGQEFSDTVFGTELVMLMKKAYKKGHSLAVATRILVQELFGDYGLLMIDGNDARLKKQLIPTFRDELLHQKLAKTTKSTVESLIEQYGKVQVNPRDINLFYLNEERNRIECNDGKYSIVDQPFSFTEEEILQELHEHPEKFSPNALMRPVFQETVLPNLAYIGGNAEMMYWLQLKPYFDTLALPFPVLVPRSSLLFVTDKTLSKVNKLGLQIEDFFKNFALVTKNLLLKDNEILALLQKSEEVIDAQFQEIMDKAATTDPSFGTLVDAEKTRQLKSFHRMRKRLLRAEKIKQQEKLQRLENLFLTIHPGKTWQERVYNFSVFYADHGRDWLQTCYQQSATTTPELIIVSI; encoded by the coding sequence TTGAAAAAACATACTTCCATACCGTTCTTAGAGCTAGAGAGCATCCCGCTACTCATTAAGGATTTCCTCATGAAGAAAGTGCAGGGCTATGAAGATCATATTCTTTCGGCCGATAACCTGCGGAAACAGCTTTCAGCCAAGGAGAAAACTTTCTTGCAACCGCAGCGGCAATTGCTGTACGAAGTACTTGCGACACAACACGCGCATGTGGAAATTTCTGAAAAACAGCACGCAAACTTAGAGGGTTTACGCTCTCCGGATACTTTTACCGTCACTACTGGGCACCAGCTCAACCTATTTACAGGCCCGGTTTTTTTCATCTATAAAATTCTACAGACCATTCGTTTGGCTGATGATTTATCGCGTGATTTCCCGGATAAGAAAGTCGTTCCGGTTTTTTGGATGGCTTCGGAAGATCATGATTTCGAGGAAATAAACCATTTTAAGACCGAAAATGGCTATTATGAAACCAAGGCAAAATCTGGTGGTGCGGTTGGCGAAATTATAGTGGGAGATGATTTCTTTATATCAGCGTTCGGACAAGAATTCAGTGATACCGTTTTTGGGACTGAACTGGTCATGCTGATGAAAAAAGCCTATAAAAAAGGTCATTCGCTGGCCGTTGCTACCCGTATTTTGGTGCAGGAACTTTTCGGAGATTATGGCCTGTTAATGATCGACGGGAATGATGCAAGGCTTAAAAAACAGTTGATCCCGACATTTAGAGACGAGTTGCTTCATCAGAAGCTGGCAAAAACCACCAAATCCACAGTAGAATCGCTAATCGAGCAATATGGTAAAGTGCAGGTAAACCCACGCGACATTAACCTTTTTTACCTAAATGAGGAACGAAACAGAATTGAATGCAACGATGGGAAATACAGCATTGTTGACCAACCGTTTTCTTTTACCGAAGAAGAAATCCTGCAAGAATTACACGAGCATCCCGAAAAATTCAGTCCAAATGCATTGATGCGCCCTGTTTTTCAGGAAACAGTATTACCGAATCTGGCCTATATCGGTGGTAATGCAGAAATGATGTATTGGCTGCAACTGAAACCTTATTTTGATACTTTGGCGTTACCGTTTCCCGTGCTGGTCCCACGGAGCTCGCTGCTATTTGTAACGGATAAAACACTTTCAAAAGTGAATAAACTGGGACTTCAGATAGAAGATTTCTTCAAGAACTTTGCCTTGGTGACCAAAAATTTGCTGCTTAAAGATAATGAAATCTTAGCGCTGCTTCAAAAGAGTGAGGAGGTGATAGATGCCCAATTCCAGGAGATTATGGATAAAGCGGCGACCACAGACCCGTCATTCGGTACTTTGGTTGACGCGGAAAAAACCCGTCAGTTGAAATCGTTCCACCGAATGCGGAAAAGGCTTTTGCGTGCCGAAAAAATCAAGCAGCAGGAGAAACTTCAAAGGCTCGAAAACCTTTTCCTTACGATACATCCGGGTAAAACCTGGCAAGAGCGGGTGTATAATTTCTCGGTCTTCTATGCGGATCATGGCAGGGATTGGCTTCAGACTTGTTATCAGCAATCGGCCACTACAACCCCTGAACTTATTATTGTTTCCATTTAA